The Vallitalea longa genome includes a window with the following:
- a CDS encoding GntR family transcriptional regulator — protein MKSIDTPIPLYYKLKQEIIKMIENEEVNADELIPSEREMMEKYDISRTTVRKAIDILVNEGYLYKIHGKGTYVKGKKFSQGLLKLTSCKEMLRSKGFDPISKVIKYDVLTPSKRLSHQMNLTPKDKVFYTERVNLIEGSPINYTKSYIPYKYVPSIENFNFNKSSIYKTLSTVYKIDIIGSNRTVEAVLPDEVIAKALDINLNLPLLKFNGWVYGEHNSSKILIEYFKTFYRSDRSKFYIDFVE, from the coding sequence ATGAAAAGTATCGATACACCTATACCTTTATACTACAAACTGAAGCAAGAAATAATAAAAATGATAGAAAATGAAGAAGTAAATGCAGATGAACTAATACCTTCAGAACGAGAAATGATGGAAAAATACGATATAAGTAGAACTACCGTAAGAAAAGCTATAGATATATTAGTTAATGAAGGTTATCTGTATAAAATACATGGAAAAGGGACATATGTAAAAGGCAAGAAGTTCTCTCAAGGATTACTTAAATTAACTAGTTGTAAAGAAATGTTAAGAAGCAAGGGCTTTGATCCTATATCAAAAGTCATAAAATATGATGTCTTGACTCCAAGTAAAAGATTAAGCCACCAAATGAATCTTACTCCTAAGGATAAAGTCTTCTACACCGAGAGAGTTAATCTAATTGAAGGATCACCTATAAACTATACCAAATCATATATACCTTACAAATATGTTCCATCAATAGAAAACTTCAATTTTAATAAAAGTTCTATATACAAAACTTTATCGACTGTTTATAAAATAGATATAATCGGTTCTAACAGAACTGTTGAAGCCGTACTACCCGATGAAGTAATAGCAAAAGCACTAGACATTAACCTTAACCTACCTTTATTGAAATTTAATGGTTGGGTATATGGTGAACATAATAGCAGCAAAATATTAATAGAATATTTCAAAACATTTTATAGATCAGATAGATCCAAATTCTATATAGACTTTGTTGAATAA
- a CDS encoding TIGR03905 family TSCPD domain-containing protein yields MYEYYPTGTCSKKITFDVVDNKVTNVKFTYGCAGNLLGISQLIEGMEVDEVIDRLEGTPCGSKQTSCPDQLAKALKEYKQKNS; encoded by the coding sequence ATGTACGAATATTACCCAACAGGAACATGCTCTAAAAAAATAACATTTGATGTAGTAGATAACAAAGTAACTAATGTAAAATTTACATATGGATGTGCCGGCAATCTATTAGGCATTAGCCAACTGATTGAAGGAATGGAAGTTGATGAAGTAATTGATCGTTTAGAAGGAACTCCTTGTGGTTCTAAACAAACATCATGTCCAGACCAGTTAGCAAAAGCTTTAAAAGAATACAAACAAAAAAATTCTTAA